A region of Streptomyces deccanensis DNA encodes the following proteins:
- a CDS encoding carbohydrate ABC transporter permease, producing the protein MAQAAAVAKPPAPPRRSRARSSARRASATPRRLPYLLIAPAALLMLGFIAYPVISVFYYSLQHYNPTKPWRNGFAGFDNFVHAFTEDPLFWDTLVFSAKWVIVEVSLQLLFGLALALIVNQTFVGRAIGRALVFSPWAVSGVLTSAIWVLLYNSQTGITRYLADMGIGEYGTSWLSDTSTVFSAAIVADLWRGVPFFAILILADLQSISKDLYEAAEVDGASRIRQFVHITLPHLKDAIILSTLLRAVWEFNNVDLLYTLTGGGPAGVTTTLPLYIANTSVDAHNFGYASALTTVAFVILLFCSMVYLRLSKFGGESK; encoded by the coding sequence ATGGCCCAAGCCGCAGCCGTGGCGAAGCCGCCCGCGCCGCCCCGGCGGAGCCGTGCGCGGAGCAGTGCGCGCCGTGCCTCCGCGACCCCGCGCAGGCTGCCGTACCTGCTGATCGCCCCGGCCGCCCTGCTCATGCTGGGCTTCATCGCCTATCCGGTCATCAGCGTCTTCTACTACAGCCTGCAGCACTACAACCCCACGAAGCCCTGGCGGAACGGCTTCGCCGGCTTCGACAACTTCGTCCACGCCTTCACCGAGGACCCCCTCTTCTGGGACACCCTCGTCTTCAGCGCCAAGTGGGTGATCGTCGAGGTCTCGCTGCAGCTGCTCTTCGGTCTCGCCCTCGCGCTCATCGTCAACCAGACGTTCGTCGGCCGCGCCATCGGCCGCGCGCTGGTCTTCTCGCCCTGGGCCGTCTCGGGCGTGCTGACCTCCGCGATCTGGGTGCTGCTCTACAACTCCCAGACCGGCATCACCCGCTACCTCGCGGACATGGGCATCGGCGAGTACGGCACCAGCTGGCTCTCCGACACCTCCACCGTCTTCTCGGCGGCGATCGTCGCCGACCTGTGGCGCGGTGTCCCCTTCTTCGCGATCCTCATCCTCGCCGACCTCCAGTCCATCTCGAAGGACCTGTACGAGGCCGCCGAGGTCGACGGCGCCAGCCGCATACGGCAGTTCGTGCACATCACGCTGCCGCACCTGAAGGACGCGATCATCCTCTCCACGCTGCTGCGCGCGGTGTGGGAGTTCAACAACGTCGACCTGCTCTACACGTTGACGGGCGGCGGACCGGCCGGAGTGACGACGACGCTCCCGCTGTACATCGCCAACACCTCCGTCGACGCCCACAACTTCGGCTACGCGTCCGCCCTGACCACGGTCGCGTTCGTGATCCTGCTCTTCTGCTCGATGGTCTATCTGCGGCTGAGCAAGTTCGGAGGCGAGTCCAAGTGA
- the araD gene encoding L-arabinonate dehydratase, with product MTHPEEPRTTQPEELRVKKPEELRSHQWYGTDGLRSFSHRARTRQLGYLPEEHLGKPVIAILNTWSDINPCHVHLRDRAQAVKRGVWQAGGFPLEFPVSTLSETFQKPTPMLYRNMLAMETEELLRSYPVDGAVLMGGCDKSTPALLMGAASVDLPAVFVPAGPMLPGHWRNEVLGSGTDMWKYWDDKRAGLIGDCEMTELESGLARSPGHCMTMGTASTLTAAAEALGVTVPGASSIPAVDSGHDRMAAAAGLRIVELVRRDRKLSDILTADAFEDAVTTVLGLGGSTNAVIHLIAMAGRAGVKLTLDDFDRVARTVPVLANVRPGGRTYLMEDFHFAGGLPGFLSRITDLLHLDRPTVSYDTMREQLDGALVHNDDVIRTRDNPVATEGGVAVLRGNLCPDGAVIKHISAEPHLLKHTGPAVVFDDYRTMQRTINDPSLGITADSVLVLRNSGPKGGPGMPEYGMLPIPDHLLKQGVRDMVRISDARMSGTSYGACVLHIAPESYIGGPLALVRTGDSITLDVEARTLRLNVDDEELERRRAEWTPPPTRYERGYGALYNDQITQADTGCDFEFLARPGMVPDPYAG from the coding sequence ATGACGCACCCCGAAGAGCCGCGTACGACGCAGCCCGAAGAGCTCCGTGTGAAGAAGCCCGAAGAACTCCGCAGCCACCAGTGGTACGGCACCGACGGCCTGCGTTCCTTCAGCCATCGGGCCCGCACCCGCCAGCTCGGCTACCTCCCCGAGGAGCACCTCGGCAAGCCGGTCATCGCGATCCTCAACACCTGGTCGGACATCAACCCCTGTCATGTGCACCTCCGGGATCGCGCGCAGGCGGTCAAGCGAGGGGTGTGGCAGGCCGGAGGCTTCCCGCTGGAGTTCCCGGTCTCGACCCTCTCCGAGACCTTCCAGAAGCCGACCCCCATGCTCTACCGCAACATGCTCGCGATGGAGACCGAGGAGCTGCTGCGCTCGTACCCCGTCGACGGGGCCGTGCTGATGGGCGGCTGCGACAAGTCGACGCCCGCGCTGCTCATGGGCGCGGCCTCCGTCGACCTGCCGGCCGTGTTCGTGCCCGCCGGGCCCATGCTGCCGGGGCACTGGCGCAACGAGGTCCTCGGCTCCGGCACCGACATGTGGAAGTACTGGGACGACAAGCGCGCCGGGCTCATCGGCGACTGCGAGATGACCGAGCTGGAGTCCGGTCTCGCGCGTTCGCCGGGCCACTGCATGACCATGGGGACGGCGTCCACGCTGACCGCCGCCGCCGAGGCCCTCGGGGTCACCGTCCCGGGCGCGTCCAGCATCCCGGCCGTCGACTCGGGCCATGACCGCATGGCGGCCGCCGCCGGTCTCCGTATCGTCGAACTGGTCCGCAGGGACCGGAAGTTGAGCGACATCCTCACCGCCGACGCCTTCGAGGACGCCGTCACCACCGTCCTCGGACTCGGCGGCTCCACCAACGCGGTCATCCACCTCATCGCGATGGCCGGCCGCGCGGGCGTCAAGCTCACCCTCGACGACTTCGACCGCGTCGCCCGTACGGTCCCGGTGCTCGCCAACGTCCGGCCCGGCGGCCGGACGTACCTGATGGAGGACTTCCACTTCGCCGGTGGCCTCCCCGGGTTCCTGTCCCGGATCACCGACCTGCTGCACCTGGACCGGCCGACCGTCTCGTACGACACGATGCGCGAACAGCTCGACGGCGCGCTCGTCCACAACGACGACGTGATCCGGACCCGGGACAACCCGGTCGCCACCGAGGGCGGGGTCGCCGTCTTGCGCGGCAACCTCTGCCCGGACGGCGCGGTCATCAAGCACATCTCGGCCGAGCCGCACCTGCTGAAGCACACCGGCCCCGCGGTCGTCTTCGACGACTACCGGACCATGCAGCGGACGATCAACGACCCGTCCCTCGGCATCACCGCCGACAGCGTGCTGGTGCTGCGCAACTCCGGCCCCAAGGGCGGGCCGGGCATGCCCGAGTACGGGATGCTGCCCATCCCCGACCACCTGCTGAAGCAGGGCGTCCGGGACATGGTGCGGATCTCCGACGCCCGGATGAGCGGCACGAGCTACGGCGCCTGCGTCCTGCACATCGCGCCGGAGTCGTACATCGGCGGCCCCCTCGCCCTCGTCCGCACCGGTGACTCGATCACCCTCGACGTCGAGGCGCGCACACTTCGACTCAACGTGGACGACGAGGAGTTGGAGCGCCGCCGCGCCGAGTGGACGCCACCGCCCACCCGCTACGAACGCGGCTACGGCGCGCTCTACAACGACCAGATCACCCAGGCCGACACCGGCTGCGACTTCGAGTTCCTGGCCAGACCGGGCATGGTCCCGGACCCGTACGCGGGCTGA